The Hyalangium gracile genome window below encodes:
- the recO gene encoding DNA repair protein RecO, whose amino-acid sequence MERFVDEALVLSTMDYGEADRLVTLLTREHGKLTAFAAGARKSKRRFAGALEPFMRLRVQIVETRGSTVRLDSADIEAGYYTARQDLALIARALYSVELCRELTRDHEPHPELFALLEEYLARLDAKEAGPTSLLAFELSALAHAGLMPRFDCCALCGGVPGERPRFDQSHGGAVCEPCSGRARDAVAIPPALLSGLRALQEGQRTPLPAELRARARGLLNVFIAHHLGRRLKSVDFMAQVGLD is encoded by the coding sequence ATGGAGCGGTTCGTCGACGAGGCGCTCGTGCTGTCCACCATGGACTACGGTGAGGCGGATCGGCTCGTGACGCTCCTCACCCGCGAGCATGGAAAGCTCACCGCCTTCGCCGCGGGGGCTCGCAAGAGCAAGCGCCGCTTCGCGGGGGCGCTGGAGCCCTTCATGCGCCTGCGCGTCCAGATCGTGGAGACGCGCGGCAGCACCGTGCGGCTTGACTCGGCCGACATCGAGGCCGGCTACTACACGGCCCGGCAGGACCTGGCGCTGATTGCCCGCGCCCTGTACTCCGTGGAGCTGTGCCGGGAGCTGACGCGCGACCACGAGCCCCACCCGGAGCTGTTCGCCCTGCTCGAGGAGTACCTCGCCCGGCTGGATGCCAAGGAGGCGGGCCCCACCTCGCTGCTCGCCTTCGAGCTGTCCGCCCTGGCCCACGCGGGCCTCATGCCCCGCTTCGACTGCTGCGCGCTGTGCGGCGGAGTTCCTGGCGAGCGGCCGCGCTTCGATCAGTCCCACGGCGGCGCGGTGTGCGAGCCGTGCAGCGGACGGGCCCGGGACGCGGTGGCCATTCCGCCGGCGCTCCTGTCGGGCCTGCGCGCCCTGCAGGAGGGACAGCGCACGCCGCTGCCCGCCGAGCTGAGAGCCCGGGCGCGCGGCCTGCTCAACGTCTTCATCGCGCATCACCTGGGCCGGCGCCTCAAGAGCGTGGACTTCATGGCCCAGGTCGGACTGGACTGA